DNA from Triticum aestivum cultivar Chinese Spring chromosome 7D, IWGSC CS RefSeq v2.1, whole genome shotgun sequence:
acccgccGGCTCCTCAACATGGAAGTCGAAGGAAGCAAGTGGAGGAGACCCAATGTTCACCTCCGCGTCGTCGAGCAAGGCCCTATATGACACGGTTGGtgcggacatttcatcgaacacgtcAGTCGCGGTTGGCGGCATTGGAGCAGTCGTgctcggcggtggcggtggcggtgccgCGGTatgctctgccccccccccccccccccccgcttgcgGCTTGCAAGCTGCTTCTCCTTGCGCTTGGGAGCAGCCGTGGTGGAGGTTGCCGGCTTGGCGGGCTTCGCCACCTTCGCCGCGGGGGCGGGCATGGGCGGCTTGCTTGGCACGACGTGGGTGCCCGCCCGCCTCCGTTTTTGGCCGATGTGGATGGCCGCCACCATCTCCGCCACGGCGGCGTCggtcgaggtggccggaggcgggagGCGCGGGGCAGGGGCGGGCACGGGCGCGGCCACGGGCGCAGGCGCGGATGaagccggcggcggaggagcggcggAGGGGGTGGCCGGGGGCTGGAGGGGCTCCATGGCCGCCGGCGGCGACaagaacgggcggcggcggcgcggatgaaGCCGGCGGCGGGGAGAGGAGGCTTGGGAATTTTCCCGCGCACAGAGTTGACCAAGTGAAGGTTGGGCCTTCAACTTGCCCCAAACCCTCACTAGTGCAGGTTGGCCTCGAACTTGAGAGTTCGGCCTGGATTTTTTTTGAGGGTTTAGGGATTTGAGGATACTGATCTGTGCCTTTTTTTGCTCAACCCTCAAACTAGCAGTTATTTTGAGGGTTTGACCAGTTTGAGGGCTCTGTTAGATATGCTCTAAGAAAGTAGTGTGACCTGCATCCATTGCACCAGGTGGCTTCTTGGTCGACATTCGTGAAGAAGAGTATCTGAGATGTGGTGATTCACTCCCAGGGACTGCAACCTCGACGTATGAAATTTAAGTCAgagagattttttttttttgactgaaaGAAGGGCCTCCCCCTCCGATTTTTATTAAGAGAAACCATCCGGTTCAAAGCGTATTACACCTACTACAGAAAATAAAAGCCAAAGGGCAAGCATAGTTTAACATGCAACATCATCCACACGCACAGGTCCAGCCTAAGCCAAAAGGGAGCTTTAAGTCAGAGATATGAGATGAGATAAAATGAAATGGTGGATCCAACGAAAAAAAGGAGTGGTACCCAGCCCAGAAATAACGTCCACTCTCATCTATGAGTGCGTTTTGTCTGAAACCTGCTCTGAAAAGAGGGCGCACTGCCTTCCTACTCAGTGGTAACATCATTCTTTTCAGGGTGACAAGTGATGTATATCTAATTTTATTTTCCAAAGAGAAAATAAAAACACCCTCTATGATTTCATAAGTCCGGTTTCATGATCTGTACAAACTTCTCATAACCCGACAATGTACTATTTTCTTTCAGAATGCGTAAGAATTGTCTTTACTGATACAGCAGTTGTCCTTGCTACTTTGTACTGATGTAACTGTTCCTCTGCAGAGAATGCCACGTCTGAAACTTGGGCTGAAaggaccattcacaaggccgcccAAAACGACATCTCAGAAAGGCAAAGATCACATCGTATCCCCTGCTGACCGGACGGGCCTTCTTTTCATGGAGGAGATGAGAAAATCAATCTCAGGATTTTTACATTACAGGCTGCCTGTGGTCTCAAAATCCTGTAGCTCTCGCCTCTCGGAGCTGGCAAAGAGCACATGTGGTGGAGCATCGTGGAATCTCAGCGCCAACGACATGCACACAGATTAAAAAAGCAACAAAATATGCTCTTTGGGTAGCTTTTGCAGTTCGCTTTGCCCCCTCTTGCCCCCAGCGGAAACATGAGTGATGCCATAGAGCACCGAAACAAAAGTTCCTGAAACTGTTGCTTGGTTTGGGGGTGGTGCTAATCAGCAAGATTATGGGAGAGTACTAACCCTGATTTCGTGAGCTAACAAGAGGGTGAGAAAGGCACGGTACAAGGCGCCTCTCCGGCTCAAGGCACAGTGTCTGCCACAGAAAGAACCAAGCTGAACTGTTGCCACCATGCACAATAGCTTGTGGAGTGGTCTTATCTTAGCTGCTCTCCAGCATCCAGGAGTTAAAAGACGAGACGAGCCTCCGCACACACTCCACATCGGAGTTGCTCTGTTGGGCACCGAGTCCATCTCAAGATGAAGAAAGGTGCcctcgctctcttcctcctcctcctcgccttcggatCCCATGGCACATGGTGTGAGGCAGCTCCGAGAAGGGCCATGGCCGGTGCAGCTCTCCAGCCCCATGGTTAGTAGTTTGTGTGCATCAATCTCCCCTTTGCTCTCTACTTTCTTCATATTTCTTCAGGCTCAGCCTTGCCATGAACATGAGGCCAGTCTCTTACAAAGTTATTCCTGGAACTGCCGCTTACTTTTCCAGAAGTCCAAGGCAAGAGGCTCCTGGAGATGGCGAGACCCAGGAAGCTTGGGCACACGGGAGGCCGCAGCTCCGGCGGTGGAGCGAGCGGTGCCGGGAGGCACACCGGTACCGGTGGCGGCGCGGTGAACACGAGGCCGCACAACACCAAGAACGGCGGCGCTGTGGCGCTGCCGGCTCTGGTGACCTCCGCTCTGGCACTGGTTTTCACCACTGTCATTCTTCTCTCGGCGCTCAGCTTCTAAAGTACTGATCTTGTTGCGGGTTGTAGTGCTAGTATCTGTGTAGTGCTGCAGTTTCAGAAATTGTTTGCCTATAATGTTTGTCGATATTGTACTGATATGTTGTTTACTGGCTAGTATTTATCCTGTCTGTGTGCTTCTGCTTGCGGTAAGCTTCTAAAGTTCTTGAATTACCAAGCTATGTACACCAATATTGTCGTCTTGTAACAGTCAATATAAGTATGTACACCAAGGAATCGACAGTATTGTACTGATTAATTGGAATTCAGACATTGCATATACTGAAATGACATATCCTGGTATCCATGCATTTCATATGTTGAGTGATTCTGATTTAAATAAGGTACTAGAGTATGCAAGTATGACATTTGCACGCAGAGGACAAAAATATTTTGAGTTATAGAGATGCAATATGGTAGCAAAACTGAACAGTCTTGTCAATATCAAGCCCACGAGTTATGAAATCTGGATGTTAGCAGTATTACCAACTTATGTCAGATTTTCTAAGTCAATTTGCAGATGAAAACGGACAGAGATATCATATAGGTACATATTGAGAATTTGAGATCACATATTTGTTATCTAACTTAGAATATGCTCAGTGGGTATACACATGCTAATGGGCAAATCAGAGAGGctaaaacatttttttgtgaatAAAAAAAAATTGTGGCTAAAACAAATTGTAACACACTCCACATGATTAGTTTTGCTAGCGATGAATTTACATGCCTTTAAACACACCAAATAGCATATCAGGTCATTAGAAAAAGAATCTTCTTGGATTGATATTGGAACTGAAATTATTGTGTGATACAAGGGAAGTGGGTATCTTAGACAAATTGTGTTCACTGTTAGTTTGACACAATGAAGATACCCAAATGAAATCCGTACAACTCTACAGTGGTTCAGATTCTGTTGAATATAATATTTGCAGAATTTTCAAATGCAACTAGCCGCACATAAGGTTTGTTTTTTTTTCCTTGCGGGATTTAATCATAATAAATCTAGCTAGCAATGCAGATAAACAATTCCAACGCCCATTAAAAAGcaatttttagaaagaaaaatgtCCATTTTTATTGGTGATttttaaataattaatttaatagtaaaaaaaattgctaaaaaatatatgcatAAATTCAAAAGGTGTCTGTGTGTTTTTGAAACTATTTGTGTGATTTTAAAAGTTGACCACACATTACAAAAATAAAATCATGTAATAAAAATTATCACTTTTATTGAAAAAATTAAATCAATTAGTTTTTTTGAAAATATATAAAAACTTTTTAAAAATCTTCATTGTTCGTAATTTTTTTAATCACGTATTTAAAAAAGTCTTCACACATTTTAAGAACTCATAAAACTAAAAAAGTATTATCTTATTTTTGAATAAATTTCATGCATTTTTTAAAATGTTAACGTGTattttgcaaaaagaattacatattATTTATGAAGTACATATTTTTTTAAAGGAAATAAAAAAGGGAGTATAGAAATAGGAAACAACAAATAAATAATAAAAAGATAAAGAAAAGGGAAAGGATAACCGGAAAATAGAACCAGAGAAAAATGAAAATCCAGCAAAAAATGTATGAAAAATGAGTGCCGCCCTGGTCGGCCCCATTACACACTCGTGCGGTCAATATGTAGTTTCACAAGAAGCGGCCCCTAATGTTTGCAGTGTCTTCCCCACCCCCTTGTGGGCCGCTTGAGCGGTTTTCTCCTGTGCCTTGGTCCACATGATGACCTAGTGTTCCTTTTGTTTGGCCCAAATTGCACAACAATTGTGATAGCATTTTGTGCTGCTGAAACATGAGGTCATGTAGGACCTATGAAACATGTATTCATTGTCAATTGGTCATGCGGTGTTGGTGTGAGACATTTGAGGAATAATGTGGATCTGGCTCTTGGATCTAGAACTCTTCCGTTGTGATGGCTTCTTCTTCAGGGTGTTGGCCCTATATGATTTCCCGTTCATGATCAACAACGAGAATTTGACTTTGACGATCATGCGGCTGCACGCTATCGGTCGaatctggaggaagaagaaggtgggcTACATGGACTTTGAGTAAAAAAAAATTGTTTGTGCTGCTGGTTTTGTTAATAAATCTGTTTGTTGATCCAATTCTTCTAGttatcgctaggtggtctatagaCCTGAATGTAATAtttacttctggtgttctttgtactaccttgatagttgatgaatagatgagaagttttctcgcaaaataattaaataaattttaGTGTTTTTTAAACCACTtcacgtgtgtgtgtgagagagcgGAGGAGGAAAAGCATGGCAACGTTGTCGTTCTCCATAAAGCATAGCCCAACGCTCCAACATCATCGCAAGCGTGATGCGCGGCTACTATTTCTCACATTAAGCGAGACAGTAGGAACACTCGTTCGAGCTTCAacagtaatgggccggcccactcgcGCACACTTTTAAAGGAAAATAGTGAAAAAAGGAGCGCTGCAGGGGGGATTCCAATGGTGGTCTCCTAGATAGGTTGCAACGGTGCTAGCCACCAGGCTGGCGTCGGGATTCTGATCAAGTAATAGGGCGAGATGTAGTTGAGACGAAATGAGCCCGGGTTTCACTCGTTTTGTTTTTTTCTTCCGGGATGTTGCTTTTTTTTTCCTTCTCcgttttttgtttttaattttttttatgattttcattttcattttcttttggttattttcttttctttttcaagtttctttttttattttctttgtttctttttgttttcattctatttttttgtatatgtcaacaacatttttctaatacatggctAACACTTTTCctatacaaatttaacattttttaaatacatagtcaacattttttctatacatatttttaacattttcaaatacaagattaacatttcctgaatacatggtcaacatttttcctatccacactttaaacattttttaaattcttgaTTAAAAATtctaaatacaagattaacatttttctaatacatgatcaacatttttcctataaacatttaacatttttcaaatgcaagatCAACAAGTTTTTTGAATgcgtggtcaacattttttctatacacgtttaacattttccaaatgtttgattaacatttttgaaatacttgttcaacatttttttaaaatttgattaatatttttcatatacatgatcaaaagatttcatcattttctaagacatggtcaacattttgctatacacattcaacattttccaaattcttgattaatattttcgaaatacttgttcaaaatttgtttaaatgcttgattaatatttttttcatatacatatcaaaagatttcatcattttttaatacatggtcaacatattttctatagacattcaatatttttcaaacacTTGATTAACATTTGTCAAATAGTTGTTTAACATttgtttcaaatgcttgattaacatattttaaatacatgatcaattttattcatattcaacattttttctatacatatttgacaattttcaaatgcatgattacaTTTTCAAAACATTATGAAAATTATATTTTGTTATATATGTGTTAAGAAATTTGTGGAAGTGTAAAataaattaaaaaagaaaacaaaacgtCAAAAAAAGAGTCACTGGCCTCGCGGGACCTGGGCCGGTCCATTTAGGCCGACGCCGAGAGTTGACTCTCTGTGTTGCTTGCAGCGAGACATAGTCGCACCCAGCGTGCGGGACCAGGGTTCATGTCTGGATGTGGGTGACGGCACTATGGGTGGGCCTCTTAATTGGTGTTGGCCCTGCCATAATAATGCTGTACATTTTTTTCCTCTATCAGTGCACGTGACGCAAAGCCTTTTGGGTATTCTTGATTATAGCACCGTCAAGGTAGATATGTCCTACTGTACTACTCTCTCCGTATGAAAGCGTTTGTTCCTTAAATGGATGTATTTAGTATCAAGTTAGTGTTAGATAATTCATTTGAAAAACAAGTTTGGGACAAGATTTTTTGGACGGGGGAGTATGAAGCATTGTGGAGCGTCGGGTATCTGTTTTTTTTTCTCGACAAAACtttaatctattcatcttcaatcttcaatcatggcagtataacgaacaccagaaataagaAAAAAACATTCAGAtttatagaccacctagcgacgactataagcactgaaGCGAACTGAAGATGTGTCGCCGTCATTGCGCCTCCCTCTTCGGAGCCGGACAAAACATATTGTACGTACCTATTTGTTGTACATTTGACACGGTCAAATGAATTAAACTTTACTTAGACTTTTTTCATGTATATTAAACTTTACTAAGGCCCATTTTGACAGTAtagatttgaccaaaatcatgGTAGGTTTTTTAGGGACAAAATCATGGTAGTTTATAACCTCGTATTCCAATGCCGGACAAATAatactttagttttgaaatcacACCTTTTTTCAACCAGTTTAGAGAAAGGATGTCAATAACTGtttatgaatttgctatgcttaatgcttgtcactttgggcccgggtgccatgaactcagatctaaatcgtttatgaattcatcattatatccacgttttagatccgatcttgcaagttctagtcacctactacggttatgatccgactaCCCTGGAAtaacaacaaccgggcccactctcggtgatgaccgtagtttgaggagttcatctatgcactatgtgttaatgctttgttccggttctctattaaaaggaggccttaatatcccttagtttccaatatgaaccccgctgccacgggagggtaggacaaaaaatgtcatgcaagttcttttaataaagcacgtatgactatttacggaatagatgcctacattatattgatgaactggagctaatgctgtatcgccctaggttataactgtctcatgatgaatatcatccaacaagtcaccgatccaatgcctacgaatttatttatattgatcttgctgcgttactattg
Protein-coding regions in this window:
- the LOC123166489 gene encoding uncharacterized protein; translated protein: MKKGALALFLLLLAFGSHGTWCEAAPRRAMAGAALQPHEVQGKRLLEMARPRKLGHTGGRSSGGGASGAGRHTGTGGGAVNTRPHNTKNGGAVALPALVTSALALVFTTVILLSALSF